In Thermus aquaticus, the sequence GCGGCCATGGCCCGGCCGTAGGGGTCAGGGTGGGCCTCGCCCGCTTTCCGCAAAAGCTCCAGGTCCAAAGAGGCCAGGGCCTCCGCCGCCGCCCGGCGCACGTAAAAGGAAGGGTCCTTGAGGGCCTCCCAGAGGGCCCTTCGGGCCAGGTTTCGGGGAAGAAGCGGAAGGAGGCGGGCCGCATGGACCCTCAAGAACTCCTCCTCCCTCCGCAAAAGCCCCAGGACCACGTCCTCGTACCCCACGGGAGGGTAGCCGAGCCGGGCCAGGGCCCTGAGGGCCGCCGCCTGAACCTCGGGGTCCTCCGCCTCCAAAAAGGGCAGGACCCTCTCCGCCAGGCCGTGGAGGTGGAGGCGGCCGATGGCCTCCAGAGCCGCCCAGACCTCCCCCCTTCCCCCCTTTTCCAGGAAAAGGGCCACCACGGGCTCCGCCCGGTCCTCCAGGAGAAGGAGGACTTCCAAAAGGGCCCCTTTAGGAAGCCCCGCCTTCAGGAGGGCCTCTCCCAGGTGCAAGACCCCTTTCCCCTGGGCGGCCCTGGCGGCGGCCCGGGCCGCCGCCAGGCGGAGAACGGGGTCCTGGTGCTCCAGGTAGGGCAGGATGGCCTCCAGGGTCTCGGGAAGCCGGGCCAGGCCCAAAGCCTCCAGGGCCTCCAGCCTCACGGGGCGGGAAGCCCACCGGGACTTAAGGCGAAAGGCCCAGGGCGGGCGGCCCTTCCTGAGCCACCGGGCCACCTTTTCCCCCATCTCCCCCTTCAGCATCTCCCGCAGGTGCAGAAGGGCTTCCAGGGCGGGCTCCGGCCAGGGAGGAGGCGGGGGCTCCGTCCCAGAAAAGAGGGCCTCGGTGAAGGCGGAAAGGTAGCGCTCGTAAAGGGCCTTGTCCCGGGCCTCCTTGAGGGCGGTGTAGGCGTGGTAGACGAGGATGTAGGCCCCGAGGACCACGAGGGCCAAGGCGGTGAGGAAGAGGGCCCGCAGGAGGTGAAGCCTGGCCATAGGATAGTCAAAGGCTCCCAGAAGCCGCCCTGAGAACACCCAGACAAGCCCACCCAGGGCCAGGGCCTCGAGGGCCACCACCAGGAAGACCAAAAGGGCGTAAAGGCGCTCACCCCTGCGCCACATACCTTTCCAGCCTGAGGACCAGCTCCTGGGGGCTAAAGGGCTTGGTGAGGTAGTCCTGGGCCCCCAGGCGCATGGCCTCCAGGATGGTCCTCTCCTGCTTCAGGCCGGAGAGGATGATCACCGGGGTCGCCCGGCCCAGGTCCTGGCGCAGGTGGCGGAGGAGGTCCAGGCCAAACCCGCCGGGCAGGTTCAGGTCCAGGACGATCGCGTCCCAGGGCTCGGCCAGCTTCGCCTTGGCCGTGGGGAAGTCCCTGGCCAGGTGGACCTGATGGCCCGCCCGGGAGAGGGCCATCTCCAGGACCCGGGCCACCGCAGGGTCGTCCTCCACCAAAAGAACCCTCATGCCACTTCCTATCCCCAGGATAAGAAGGGGATGTCAAAGCCTTGTGAAAGGCTCACTCGCCTACCTCACGCAAAAAGCGCTCCACCTCGGGGTCCGGGTTAGCCCTGAGCTCTTCCCTGAGAAGCCTCCGGGCCTCCTCCTTCTTCCCCTGCTCCAGAAGGGCCTTGGCCAGGGTGAAGCGGCCCAGGGGGTAGTCGGGCTTGACCGCCAGGACCCCTCGGGCCAGGAGCTCGGCCTCCTTGGCCCGGCCCAGGGCCAGGACCACCTCCGCCAGGCCCCAGCGGGCGTCCAGGTTCCCGGGGTCCTGGGCCAGGACCTGGCGGTAGCCCGCCTCCGCCTCGCCGTAGCGCCCCATGTGGTAGAGGAGCCGGGCGTAGCGCACCCGGATGTCGGGGCTGTCCAGGAGGGCCAGGGCCTTCTCGTAAAGGGGCTTGGCCTCAGCGTGGCGGCCCTGGAGGTAGAGGGCGAAGGCGAGCTCCCCAATCGCCTCGGCGTCGTCGGGGAAGGCCGCGACCGCCCGCCTCAGATAGGCCTCGGCCCCCACGGGGTCCTGGGGGAGGTGTTTTTTGCCCCCGTAAAAGCTCCTCCGCTCCCGGAAGGGGAGGGGGTCGGAGGGGAAGCCCTCGAGGCCCACCTGGTCCAGGGCCATGACCCGCACCTGGCTCACCCGGTCGGCCATGGGGGCGTAGGTGAAGGTGGGCCCCGCCGCCTTGGCCGAGAGGACCACGGCCTCGCCGCTTTGCACCTCCACCCGGAAGCCCCTGGCCCCTTCCGGCCCCAGGAAGCGGAAGACCACCTCCCCCGAGGGGCCGTAGGCCGCCCGCACCAGGGGAGCGGAGAGGAGCTTCCGCCTCACCCCCGTGCCCAGGACCGCCCCCTCCCCGCCGGAAAGCGCCTCGACCCCCAGGGCCACCCGGCCCCGGTAGAGGGAGACCCGCCCCCTCTC encodes:
- a CDS encoding HEAT repeat domain-containing protein → MWRRGERLYALLVFLVVALEALALGGLVWVFSGRLLGAFDYPMARLHLLRALFLTALALVVLGAYILVYHAYTALKEARDKALYERYLSAFTEALFSGTEPPPPPWPEPALEALLHLREMLKGEMGEKVARWLRKGRPPWAFRLKSRWASRPVRLEALEALGLARLPETLEAILPYLEHQDPVLRLAAARAAARAAQGKGVLHLGEALLKAGLPKGALLEVLLLLEDRAEPVVALFLEKGGRGEVWAALEAIGRLHLHGLAERVLPFLEAEDPEVQAAALRALARLGYPPVGYEDVVLGLLRREEEFLRVHAARLLPLLPRNLARRALWEALKDPSFYVRRAAAEALASLDLELLRKAGEAHPDPYGRAMAAQVLREVAWNS
- a CDS encoding response regulator transcription factor; translation: MRVLLVEDDPAVARVLEMALSRAGHQVHLARDFPTAKAKLAEPWDAIVLDLNLPGGFGLDLLRHLRQDLGRATPVIILSGLKQERTILEAMRLGAQDYLTKPFSPQELVLRLERYVAQG